A window of Acidimicrobiia bacterium contains these coding sequences:
- a CDS encoding aminotransferase class III-fold pyridoxal phosphate-dependent enzyme, which yields MAAVDRSELVIDRGEGSVVWDTAGNRYLDGTASLWYCQVGHGRTAIVDAMAEQARRLEAYHTFGDFSNGPVGALADRLAAIAPVPRSRVFFTSGGSDAVDTAAKMARRYFHLTGEPERRVLITRSWAYHGMHGFGTSLAGIPGNADGYGPLMPDIVSVPYDSTEALADAVVEVGANRVAGFYCEPVVGAGGVRPAPEGYLKDARRIVDEAGALFIADEVITGFCRTGDWFASNRFSLEPDLITFAKGVTSGYLPMGGVIAAPRVWEPFAAEGAPMFKHGYTYSGHPTVAAAALANLDILEDENLAGRALTLESRLVEALDTLTDHPLVAGHRSGVGFLGAVVLDPERIAADPDFPVKAYLACRERGLISRAIGGDALQVSPPLVLTDAELDELVTTMRAGLDSLH from the coding sequence ATGGCGGCGGTGGACCGGTCCGAGCTGGTCATCGATCGCGGCGAGGGCTCCGTCGTCTGGGACACCGCCGGCAACCGGTACCTCGACGGCACGGCCTCGCTCTGGTACTGCCAGGTGGGCCACGGCCGGACGGCGATCGTCGACGCCATGGCCGAACAGGCCCGACGCCTCGAGGCGTATCACACGTTCGGCGACTTCTCCAACGGGCCCGTCGGTGCCCTGGCGGATCGCCTCGCCGCCATCGCCCCGGTGCCCCGCAGCCGGGTGTTCTTCACCAGCGGCGGGTCCGACGCCGTCGACACGGCAGCGAAGATGGCCCGCCGTTACTTCCACCTGACGGGAGAGCCCGAACGCCGGGTGCTGATCACCCGCTCGTGGGCGTACCACGGCATGCACGGCTTCGGCACCAGCCTCGCCGGGATCCCGGGCAACGCCGACGGCTACGGACCACTCATGCCCGACATCGTCTCTGTCCCGTACGACTCGACGGAGGCGCTGGCCGATGCGGTCGTTGAAGTCGGTGCCAACCGTGTCGCCGGCTTCTATTGCGAGCCGGTGGTGGGCGCTGGCGGCGTCCGCCCGGCTCCGGAGGGGTATCTGAAGGACGCCCGGCGCATCGTCGACGAGGCCGGAGCACTCTTCATCGCCGACGAGGTGATCACCGGCTTCTGCCGAACCGGTGACTGGTTCGCCTCCAATCGGTTCTCGCTGGAACCCGACCTGATCACCTTCGCCAAAGGCGTCACCTCCGGGTACCTGCCGATGGGCGGCGTGATCGCCGCCCCGCGGGTGTGGGAGCCGTTCGCCGCCGAGGGAGCACCGATGTTCAAGCACGGCTACACCTACTCGGGGCATCCGACGGTCGCCGCAGCCGCCCTCGCCAACCTGGACATCCTGGAGGACGAGAACCTGGCGGGACGCGCCCTGACCCTCGAGTCGCGACTGGTGGAGGCCCTGGACACTCTCACCGACCATCCCCTGGTCGCCGGGCACCGCTCCGGCGTGGGGTTCCTCGGCGCCGTCGTCCTCGACCCCGAGCGGATCGCCGCCGATCCGGACTTCCCGGTGAAGGCGTACCTCGCCTGCAGGGAACGCGGCCTCATCTCCCGGGCGATCGGTGGCGACGCCCTTCAGGTGTCCCCGCCGCTGGTGCTCACCGATGCCGAGCTCGACGAACTGGTCACCACGATGCGAGCGGGGCTGGATTCTCTGCACTGA
- a CDS encoding aldehyde dehydrogenase family protein: MPQDLKLYLAGEWTEGTGDRHHELRSPVTGEHIANVPLASQADIDRAVAAARTAQDDYRHWSAFERADLCARIAAAIEPMVEEIARIQTLEQGKPYHAESLEDIKEANQYFLNASEDIKRLRGEVIPTTDRNKRMFTVRRPVGVWAAITPWNFPVTIPLEYVGPGLAAGNAVIVKPPEFTSWGLLELARAFDEAGVPKGLVSIIPGGREIGEWLVAHDGIDAIGFTGSSETGRKIISQMGIKRSIMEMSGNGPMIVAEDADVQAAASAAVYGAYYNAGQVCCATERVIVLDAVHEEFVGHALAAAKDVRLGDPFDESTTMGPLNNEMTASKMDRHLADAIERGATVLLGGGRAAGFPTDLYYDFTVVDGVGEDTLLSREESFGPVLPILRAADDDEAVAMANRTRLGLQAAVFTKSLSKAFWYADRIRSGTVVINDSTDFWETFQPFGGAAGTDTGWGRGSIEEFTDLQTIVLDVS, encoded by the coding sequence ATGCCTCAGGACCTGAAGCTGTACCTCGCCGGCGAGTGGACCGAAGGCACCGGAGACCGTCACCACGAGCTCCGCAGCCCGGTCACCGGCGAGCACATCGCCAACGTTCCGCTCGCCTCACAGGCCGACATCGACCGTGCGGTGGCCGCCGCCCGGACCGCTCAGGACGACTACCGCCACTGGTCGGCCTTCGAACGCGCCGACCTGTGTGCCCGCATCGCGGCCGCCATCGAGCCGATGGTCGAGGAGATCGCCCGCATCCAGACCCTCGAACAGGGCAAGCCGTATCACGCCGAGTCGCTGGAAGACATCAAGGAGGCCAACCAGTACTTCCTCAACGCCTCGGAAGACATCAAACGGCTCAGGGGTGAGGTGATCCCCACCACCGACCGCAACAAGCGCATGTTCACCGTCCGACGCCCCGTTGGCGTCTGGGCGGCCATCACGCCGTGGAACTTCCCGGTCACCATCCCGCTCGAGTACGTCGGGCCGGGCCTCGCCGCCGGCAACGCCGTCATCGTCAAGCCGCCGGAGTTCACCTCGTGGGGACTGCTCGAGCTGGCCAGGGCGTTCGACGAGGCCGGCGTGCCGAAGGGACTGGTCTCGATCATCCCCGGCGGACGGGAGATCGGCGAGTGGCTGGTGGCCCACGACGGCATCGACGCCATCGGCTTCACCGGGTCCTCCGAGACCGGCCGCAAGATCATCTCGCAGATGGGCATCAAGCGCTCGATCATGGAGATGTCGGGCAACGGGCCGATGATCGTGGCCGAAGACGCAGACGTCCAGGCAGCGGCCTCGGCTGCCGTCTACGGCGCCTATTACAACGCCGGCCAGGTGTGCTGCGCCACCGAGCGGGTGATCGTCCTCGACGCCGTCCACGAGGAGTTCGTCGGTCACGCCCTGGCGGCGGCCAAGGACGTGCGGCTCGGCGACCCGTTCGACGAGAGCACGACGATGGGACCGCTCAACAACGAGATGACGGCCTCCAAGATGGACCGACACCTCGCCGATGCCATCGAGCGCGGGGCGACGGTGCTGCTCGGTGGCGGGCGCGCCGCCGGCTTCCCCACCGACCTGTACTACGACTTCACCGTCGTCGACGGCGTCGGCGAAGACACCCTGCTGTCGCGCGAGGAGTCGTTCGGACCCGTTCTACCGATCCTGCGGGCCGCCGACGACGACGAGGCGGTGGCGATGGCCAACCGCACCCGGTTGGGCCTTCAGGCGGCGGTGTTCACCAAGAGCCTGAGCAAGGCGTTCTGGTACGCCGACCGGATCCGCAGCGGCACGGTCGTCATCAACGACTCGACGGACTTCTGGGAGACATTCCAGCCGTTCGGCGGCGCCGCCGGCACCGACACCGGCTGGGGCCGCGGCTCGATCGAAGAGTTCACCGACCTCCAGACCATCGTCCTGGACGTCTCGTGA